In Nitratireductor thuwali, a genomic segment contains:
- a CDS encoding IS3 family transposase (programmed frameshift) — protein sequence MKRSRFSDEQIIGILKEHQAGLSATELCRKYGISDATFYTWRKKYGGMEVSEAKRLRALEEENARLKKLLAESMMDVSTLREMPGKKLLTPGSRRQAVDWAIEERGYSQRRACGLVGIAPRVYRYRSSRPDDAGLRKRLHELAAQRRRFGYRRLHLLLRREGVTVNWKKLYRLYKEERLTVRKRGGRKRALGTRAPMAIPQDPNQRWSLDFVSDTLTDGRRFRILCVIDDFSRECLAAVVDNSLSGERVARELDRIAEPRGYPCMIVSDNGTELTSNAILGWQEERQVEWHYIAPGKPMQNGLVESFIGRLRDECLNERLFTSYRHARDSIEEWRIDYNLKRPHTSLDGLTPHEFATRSRTDHNVNRANL from the exons ATGAAGCGATCGCGCTTTTCGGACGAGCAGATCATCGGCATTCTGAAGGAGCACCAGGCCGGGCTATCGGCGACGGAGCTGTGCCGCAAATACGGGATCAGCGACGCGACGTTCTACACCTGGCGCAAGAAGTATGGCGGCATGGAGGTCTCGGAGGCCAAGCGGCTGAGGGCGCTGGAGGAGGAGAATGCGCGCCTGAAGAAGCTTCTGGCGGAGTCGATGATGGACGTGTCGACGCTGCGCGAGATGC CTGGCAAAAAACTTCTGACGCCCGGTTCGAGGAGACAGGCCGTGGACTGGGCCATTGAAGAGAGGGGATATTCCCAACGCCGTGCGTGCGGTCTGGTGGGCATTGCGCCGCGCGTCTACCGCTACCGCTCGTCGCGGCCGGACGATGCCGGCCTGCGCAAGCGGCTGCATGAGCTGGCGGCGCAGCGCCGGCGCTTCGGCTACCGCCGCCTGCACCTGCTGTTGAGGCGGGAGGGCGTGACGGTGAACTGGAAGAAGCTCTATCGGCTCTACAAGGAGGAGCGGCTGACGGTGCGCAAGCGCGGCGGCCGCAAGCGAGCGCTCGGCACGAGAGCACCGATGGCGATCCCGCAGGACCCCAACCAGCGCTGGAGCCTCGACTTCGTCTCCGACACGCTGACCGACGGCAGGCGCTTCCGCATCCTGTGCGTCATCGACGACTTCAGCCGCGAATGCCTGGCAGCGGTGGTCGACAACTCGCTGTCCGGCGAGCGGGTTGCCCGCGAACTCGACCGCATTGCCGAGCCGCGCGGCTATCCCTGCATGATCGTCTCCGACAACGGCACCGAGCTGACCTCCAACGCTATCCTGGGCTGGCAGGAGGAGCGGCAGGTCGAATGGCATTACATCGCGCCGGGCAAGCCGATGCAGAACGGTCTGGTGGAGAGCTTCATCGGGCGGCTCAGGGACGAATGCCTCAACGAGCGGCTGTTCACAAGCTACAGGCACGCCCGCGACAGCATCGAGGAATGGAGGATCGACTACAATCTGAAGCGCCCACACACGAGCCTCGACGGGCTCACCCCGCACGAATTTGCAACCCGGTCGAGAACGGACCACAACGTGAACAGGGCTAACCTATAG
- a CDS encoding sugar ABC transporter ATP-binding protein, translating to MTDAVLSLDGVSHRFGTIQVLFDVDFGLRPGEVHALIGENGAGKSTMMKILGGYLEPSEGNVLLDGQPVRFTSLRDAEAAGIIMIHQEFNLALQLTVEENIFLGREIWRGPLLDHKAMQAQSRTLLERLNCPLDPSKKVSEISVPSRQMVEIAKALGRNARILIMDEPTAVLTNRETDVLLEQIERLRAAGTAILYTSHKLDEVKRIADRVTVLRDGHRVLQADASQLTEHSMAEAMVGRELSGLFPAKATPQDETVLEVEGLTVPGHVKDASFKLRRGEVLGFAGLVGSGRTELMEGIVGLRPSTGLVRVGGKVLKPGSVQAARQAGLVYLTEDRKEKGLLLGKSLRENLTLLALDRFTGVTIDSRAEERALSRAIEEFDIRAGDRRMMAGNLSGGNQQKLLLAKTMLAEPDIVIIDEPTRGIDIGTKQQIYGFISRLAAQGKSVIVISSELPEVIGLASRVVVMASGRIAGEVEGAKITEDAILRLAMGLSERRAEAV from the coding sequence ATGACGGATGCCGTGCTGTCGCTTGACGGCGTCTCGCATCGATTCGGCACGATTCAGGTGCTTTTCGACGTCGATTTCGGTCTGCGGCCGGGCGAGGTCCATGCGCTGATCGGCGAGAACGGCGCCGGCAAGTCGACCATGATGAAGATCCTGGGCGGCTATCTCGAGCCGAGTGAAGGCAATGTGCTTCTCGACGGCCAGCCCGTCAGGTTCACATCCCTGCGCGACGCCGAAGCGGCCGGCATCATCATGATCCATCAGGAGTTCAACCTGGCCCTCCAGCTCACGGTCGAGGAGAACATCTTCCTCGGACGGGAGATATGGCGCGGCCCGCTCCTGGATCACAAGGCGATGCAGGCGCAAAGCAGAACGCTGCTGGAGCGTCTGAACTGCCCGCTCGATCCGAGCAAGAAGGTCTCCGAGATCTCCGTGCCCAGCCGGCAGATGGTCGAGATCGCCAAGGCGCTCGGCCGCAATGCCCGCATCCTCATCATGGACGAGCCGACCGCGGTCCTGACCAACCGGGAAACCGACGTCCTGCTGGAGCAGATCGAAAGGCTGCGCGCCGCCGGCACTGCGATCCTCTACACCTCCCACAAGCTCGACGAGGTCAAGCGCATCGCCGACCGCGTCACCGTTCTGCGCGACGGCCATCGCGTGCTGCAGGCCGACGCGAGCCAGCTTACGGAGCACAGCATGGCAGAGGCCATGGTCGGCCGCGAACTGAGCGGGCTTTTCCCCGCAAAGGCAACCCCGCAGGACGAGACGGTGCTCGAAGTCGAGGGCCTGACGGTGCCCGGACATGTAAAGGACGCCTCGTTCAAGCTGCGCCGGGGCGAGGTGCTTGGTTTCGCCGGGCTGGTGGGATCGGGCCGCACCGAATTGATGGAAGGCATCGTCGGCCTCCGTCCGTCGACCGGCCTCGTCAGGGTCGGCGGCAAGGTTTTAAAGCCGGGTTCCGTGCAGGCCGCGCGCCAGGCCGGCCTCGTCTACCTGACCGAGGACCGCAAGGAGAAGGGCCTGCTCCTGGGCAAGTCGCTGCGCGAGAACCTGACGCTTTTGGCGCTCGACCGCTTCACGGGCGTGACCATCGATTCGCGCGCCGAGGAGCGGGCGCTCAGCCGCGCCATCGAGGAGTTCGACATCCGCGCCGGAGACCGGCGGATGATGGCGGGCAATCTGTCGGGCGGCAATCAGCAGAAGCTTCTCCTGGCCAAGACCATGCTGGCCGAACCCGACATCGTCATCATCGACGAGCCCACGCGCGGCATCGACATCGGCACCAAGCAGCAGATCTACGGCTTCATCAGCAGGCTCGCCGCACAGGGCAAGAGCGTCATCGTGATCTCGTCCGAACTGCCCGAAGTGATCGGGCTGGCATCACGCGTCGTCGTCATGGCATCCGGCCGCATAGCCGGCGAGGTCGAGGGCGCCAAAATCACCGAGGACGCCATCCTGCGTCTGGCAATGGGCCTTTCGGAACGAAGGGCGGAGGCAGTATGA
- a CDS encoding aldehyde dehydrogenase family protein — MSVANYFDTMNYGPAPESDNEARDWLAGHDGSFGHFINGAFAPSADGAKFETFEPATGARLATLARGGRQDVDAAVAAARKAQGPWAKLSGHERARHLYALARAIQRNGRVLAVIEAIDNGKPIRETRDLDVQLAARHFYHHAGWAQLQESAFADHAPVGVVGQIIPWNFPFLMLAWKVAPALALGNTVVLKPAEFTSLTALLFAEIATAAGLPAGVLNIVTGEGETGGLIVDHPDVDKIAFTGSTEVGRLIREKTAGSGKSLTLELGGKSPFIVFDDADIDGAVEGVVDAIWFNQGQVCCAGSRLLVQEGVAHLFHERLKRRMEMLRMGPPLDKCIDMGAIVAPVQLQRIEALVKKGVEEGAVLHQAKLEMPKGGSFYPPTLLTGVQPTSTVAVEEIFGPVAVSMTFRTPEEAVQLANHTRYGLAASIWSETIGLALDVAARLEAGVVWVNATNLFDAAAGFGGKKESGFGREGGREGCYEYLKPKAWQGLKERKTAKLPELKPVANDFAAPPVDRTAKNFIGGKQARPDGNYSRAVVSAKGKLLGEVGEGNRKDIRNAVAAARKAAGWGKATAHNRAQILYYIGENLSARAAEFAERIAAMTGVSAANAGREVEASISRLFTYGAWADKYDGQVHNPPLRGVALAMPEPQGVVGIVCPPEAPLLGLVSLVAPLIAMGNRVVAIPSEPHPLSATDFYSVLETSDVPAGVVNIVTGSAVELGRVLAAHNDVDAVWAFGDAELSAEVEKLSTGNLKRTFVDYGKAVDWYDTAAAEGPLFLRRATDVKNIWIPYGE, encoded by the coding sequence ATGAGCGTTGCGAATTACTTCGACACGATGAATTACGGCCCGGCCCCCGAATCCGACAATGAAGCGCGCGATTGGCTGGCCGGCCACGACGGCAGCTTCGGGCATTTCATCAATGGCGCCTTCGCGCCTTCCGCCGATGGCGCGAAATTCGAGACCTTCGAGCCGGCGACCGGCGCGCGCCTCGCCACGCTCGCCAGAGGCGGCAGGCAGGACGTCGATGCGGCGGTCGCCGCGGCCCGGAAGGCCCAGGGGCCATGGGCGAAACTTTCGGGCCACGAGCGGGCGCGGCATCTTTATGCGCTGGCCCGCGCAATACAGCGCAACGGCCGCGTCCTGGCCGTGATCGAGGCCATCGACAATGGCAAGCCGATCCGCGAGACGCGCGATCTCGACGTGCAGCTGGCTGCCCGCCACTTCTACCACCACGCCGGCTGGGCGCAGCTTCAGGAAAGCGCGTTTGCCGATCATGCGCCAGTGGGCGTCGTCGGCCAGATCATCCCATGGAATTTTCCTTTCCTGATGCTGGCGTGGAAGGTCGCGCCGGCGCTCGCGCTGGGCAATACGGTGGTGCTGAAGCCCGCCGAATTTACCTCGCTGACGGCGCTGCTCTTTGCCGAGATCGCGACCGCCGCCGGCCTGCCGGCCGGCGTGCTCAACATTGTCACCGGCGAGGGCGAGACGGGCGGGCTGATCGTCGACCACCCGGACGTCGACAAGATCGCCTTCACGGGCTCGACCGAGGTCGGCCGGCTGATCCGCGAGAAGACGGCGGGCAGCGGCAAGTCGCTGACGCTGGAGCTCGGCGGCAAGTCGCCCTTCATCGTATTTGACGATGCGGATATCGACGGAGCGGTGGAAGGCGTGGTCGACGCCATCTGGTTCAATCAGGGCCAAGTTTGCTGCGCCGGCTCGCGGCTTCTGGTGCAGGAGGGCGTCGCCCACCTGTTCCATGAAAGGCTCAAGCGCCGCATGGAAATGCTGCGCATGGGCCCACCGCTCGACAAGTGCATCGACATGGGCGCCATCGTCGCGCCCGTTCAGCTCCAGCGCATCGAGGCGCTGGTCAAAAAGGGCGTTGAGGAAGGCGCGGTGCTGCACCAGGCGAAGCTGGAGATGCCCAAGGGCGGCAGCTTCTATCCGCCCACGCTGCTGACCGGTGTGCAGCCGACCTCGACCGTCGCGGTGGAAGAAATTTTCGGGCCCGTCGCCGTTTCGATGACGTTCCGTACGCCCGAGGAGGCAGTGCAACTGGCCAACCACACCCGCTACGGCCTTGCCGCCAGCATCTGGAGCGAGACGATCGGCCTCGCGCTCGATGTCGCGGCGCGGCTGGAGGCGGGCGTTGTGTGGGTCAACGCTACCAATCTCTTTGATGCGGCAGCCGGTTTCGGCGGCAAGAAGGAATCGGGCTTCGGCCGCGAGGGCGGGCGCGAAGGCTGCTACGAATATCTGAAACCGAAGGCCTGGCAGGGGCTGAAGGAGCGGAAGACGGCGAAACTGCCGGAGCTCAAGCCGGTTGCGAACGACTTCGCCGCCCCGCCGGTCGACCGCACCGCCAAGAACTTCATCGGCGGCAAGCAGGCACGTCCCGACGGCAATTATTCCCGCGCCGTGGTCTCGGCCAAGGGCAAGCTCCTGGGCGAAGTGGGCGAGGGCAATCGCAAGGACATCCGCAATGCGGTCGCCGCCGCGCGCAAGGCTGCCGGCTGGGGCAAGGCCACGGCCCATAACAGGGCGCAGATACTTTACTATATAGGCGAGAACCTGAGTGCTCGGGCCGCAGAATTTGCTGAGCGTATTGCCGCCATGACCGGCGTGTCGGCGGCGAATGCCGGACGCGAGGTGGAGGCCTCGATCTCCCGCCTTTTCACATACGGCGCATGGGCCGACAAATATGACGGGCAGGTGCACAATCCGCCGCTGCGCGGCGTGGCGCTCGCCATGCCCGAGCCGCAAGGCGTCGTCGGCATCGTCTGCCCGCCAGAGGCGCCGCTGCTCGGCCTCGTCAGCCTTGTCGCGCCGCTGATTGCTATGGGCAACCGCGTCGTTGCCATTCCGAGCGAACCGCATCCGCTGTCGGCCACGGATTTCTATTCGGTGCTGGAGACCTCCGACGTGCCTGCCGGCGTCGTCAACATCGTCACCGGCTCGGCGGTGGAGCTCGGCCGGGTGCTGGCCGCCCACAACGATGTCGACGCCGTGTGGGCCTTTGGCGATGCGGAGCTTTCGGCGGAGGTCGAGAAGCTTTCGACCGGCAATCTGAAACGCACTTTCGTCGACTACGGCAAGGCCGTCGATTGGTACGATACGGCGGCGGCCGAAGGCCCGCTCTTCCTGCGGCGGGCGACGGACGTGAAAAACATCTGGATCCCCTACGGCGAATAG
- a CDS encoding ABC transporter permease, whose amino-acid sequence MTEATLGALDKAKLRRLNFHVLGPLLALIVLIILGAMLNPNFLSYGNVTNVLARSAFIGIIAVGMTFVITAGGIDLSVGSMAAFVAGVMILFMNSLIPYMGIGIPLIMAGMAVAIITGFAAGWMNGFLISKVNIEAFIVTLGSMGIYRSLVTWLADGGTLSLDFELRSLYRPVYYDGLLGVSWPIIVFAIVAILGELVMRHTAFGRHCAAIGANEQVARYSAVKVDRARMATYVLLGMLVGVATIMYVPRLGSASGSTGVLWELEAIAAVIIGGTVLKGGYGRVWGTVVGVLILSLIDNILNLASIVSPYLNGAIQGVIVILAVVLQRENKSAD is encoded by the coding sequence ATGACCGAAGCAACACTGGGCGCACTCGACAAGGCCAAGCTGCGCCGGCTGAATTTCCACGTGCTGGGACCTCTTCTGGCCCTGATCGTCCTGATCATCCTCGGCGCCATGCTTAACCCCAACTTCCTGAGCTATGGCAACGTGACCAACGTCCTGGCGCGTTCGGCCTTCATCGGCATCATAGCCGTGGGAATGACTTTCGTCATAACGGCGGGCGGCATCGATCTGTCGGTCGGCTCGATGGCGGCCTTCGTTGCCGGCGTCATGATCCTCTTCATGAACTCGCTGATCCCATATATGGGCATCGGCATACCCCTGATCATGGCCGGCATGGCCGTGGCGATCATTACCGGCTTTGCGGCCGGCTGGATGAACGGCTTTCTCATCAGCAAGGTGAATATAGAGGCCTTCATCGTCACGCTCGGATCGATGGGCATCTATCGCAGCCTCGTCACCTGGCTCGCCGACGGCGGCACGCTGTCGCTCGATTTCGAGCTCCGCAGCCTTTACCGCCCGGTCTATTATGACGGCCTTCTCGGCGTAAGCTGGCCGATCATCGTCTTTGCGATCGTCGCCATTCTCGGCGAACTCGTCATGCGCCACACCGCCTTCGGCCGCCATTGCGCGGCAATCGGCGCCAACGAGCAGGTGGCGCGCTATTCCGCCGTCAAGGTCGACCGGGCGCGCATGGCAACCTACGTGCTGCTCGGCATGCTCGTGGGCGTCGCCACCATCATGTACGTGCCTCGGCTGGGCTCGGCCTCCGGCTCCACCGGCGTGCTTTGGGAGCTGGAAGCGATCGCCGCAGTGATCATCGGCGGCACCGTCCTCAAGGGTGGCTACGGCCGCGTCTGGGGCACCGTCGTCGGCGTCCTGATCCTCAGCCTCATCGACAATATTCTTAATCTCGCATCGATCGTCAGCCCCTATCTCAACGGCGCGATACAGGGCGTGATCGTCATACTCGCGGTGGTTCTGCAGCGAGAAAACAAGTCGGCAGACTGA
- a CDS encoding aminopeptidase P family N-terminal domain-containing protein, with protein MLFKSEDMYWLTGLDTDGFYVLHAMLVTADGKVDYLGRQADYNNVFYSSILEGCRVFDELAGSSRGQAIKTLLQDHGLAGGRIGIQYNTMGHRADLYVDVVAALEGWCSFSDASPTIDRLRLVKSPAEIEMMRKSANIVQLMTETAIAETRAGVFEGKIFGALAQTIYENDGDPCALRYPIGCGPASKLGRYTSGRHHVADTDQFMFEIGCGYRHYHTAIYFHVLVGDAPRQRLCGRRKVSERVRTTVRRQVACPRCLAAVERTCPPSGSTRKRAAWPERPRLHPYA; from the coding sequence TTGCTGTTCAAAAGCGAGGATATGTATTGGCTCACCGGTCTGGACACCGATGGCTTTTATGTCCTCCACGCGATGCTTGTTACTGCCGATGGCAAAGTCGACTATCTCGGCCGTCAGGCTGACTACAACAACGTTTTTTATAGCTCGATCCTGGAAGGTTGCAGGGTTTTCGATGAACTGGCCGGTTCCAGCCGTGGGCAGGCTATCAAAACGTTGCTCCAGGACCACGGTCTAGCAGGAGGCCGGATCGGAATTCAGTACAATACGATGGGTCACCGTGCCGATCTCTACGTCGACGTCGTCGCCGCCCTTGAAGGCTGGTGCAGCTTCTCTGATGCCTCGCCGACGATTGACAGGCTTCGCCTAGTGAAGTCTCCGGCAGAAATCGAGATGATGCGCAAGTCCGCGAACATCGTCCAACTGATGACGGAAACTGCTATCGCGGAGACCAGGGCCGGCGTTTTCGAAGGGAAGATCTTCGGAGCCCTTGCCCAGACGATCTATGAGAACGACGGCGATCCATGCGCGCTACGCTATCCAATCGGATGCGGGCCGGCATCCAAGCTCGGCCGCTACACGTCGGGCCGACACCATGTGGCCGACACAGATCAGTTCATGTTCGAGATCGGATGCGGATACAGACACTATCATACCGCCATCTACTTCCACGTCCTCGTTGGTGATGCCCCGCGGCAAAGGTTGTGCGGCAGACGAAAAGTATCAGAAAGGGTACGAACGACAGTCCGGCGACAAGTTGCATGTCCGCGCTGTCTGGCAGCAGTCGAACGAACATGCCCGCCATCGGGCTCAACACGGAAGCGAGCAGCATGGCCGGAACGGCCAAGGCTCCACCCGTACGCCTGA
- a CDS encoding asparagine synthetase B family protein, giving the protein MGQIAGVSGKGYSQFERPASWLRATHERRLNRNGCSMAAHCDDDELHEGGGVMVALSGICLQAGKKITARDIADQYRRDGTLDTSRFDGHFAIGLYDDVADRLLLCRDAIGITPLYYAASPTELFFASECKLLLMQHGIDRSLDAGAMQRFLDDGWTPAHRTFFQSIRPVPPGYLLVREASGTIRMHRQTPWEASHEAVAASPRDITRALEESVAALFGAKTDQRVGIMLSGGIDSALIGGTLRQRLPEAQIHSFTVGYGEDDPEIIGARATAAALNFTHHDVFVSPGDLDRLLPAAILAMETLGGHDEYPCLFAAHEAAAGKVDILFSGNMSDTLFAGMDSHRAIWRDCYPIGGRHGTGTGGRILSAALQKALLARDERLSAQERFAQRFDMKALMPFTASRLITLALSIPDDQKLDESRNKIILRQAAAQILPREIAERPKGIQQLRYDSAMIEWLVGRLGAIQRERPGPIGAVLNADCIGDAIHELSVSAARPAVHRAWNLCALDAWYRAFAHELPVRPEAVGAVQ; this is encoded by the coding sequence ATGGGCCAGATAGCGGGTGTATCCGGGAAAGGGTACTCACAATTCGAAAGGCCGGCATCCTGGCTACGTGCCACGCACGAGCGCAGACTCAATCGGAACGGCTGCTCGATGGCCGCCCATTGTGATGATGACGAGCTGCATGAAGGCGGCGGCGTCATGGTCGCGCTGAGTGGAATTTGCTTGCAGGCAGGCAAAAAAATCACCGCAAGAGACATTGCAGACCAGTATCGCCGCGATGGAACGCTCGATACGTCCCGCTTTGACGGTCATTTCGCTATTGGCCTTTATGACGACGTCGCCGATCGGCTTTTGCTGTGCCGCGACGCCATCGGAATCACACCACTCTACTACGCCGCCAGCCCGACCGAACTATTCTTCGCCAGCGAATGCAAATTGCTTCTCATGCAGCATGGCATCGACCGGTCCTTGGACGCCGGCGCCATGCAACGCTTTCTCGATGACGGTTGGACCCCTGCTCACAGGACTTTTTTCCAAAGCATTCGGCCTGTTCCACCGGGATATTTGTTGGTCCGTGAAGCTTCGGGCACGATCAGAATGCACCGCCAAACGCCGTGGGAGGCCTCGCACGAGGCGGTTGCAGCCAGCCCGCGCGACATTACACGGGCGCTTGAAGAAAGCGTTGCAGCCTTGTTCGGTGCAAAAACCGACCAACGGGTGGGGATCATGCTGAGCGGCGGAATCGATTCGGCACTGATCGGCGGAACACTCCGTCAGCGCCTACCCGAAGCCCAAATTCATTCCTTCACCGTCGGGTATGGCGAAGACGATCCTGAGATCATCGGCGCACGTGCGACTGCGGCAGCCCTAAACTTTACGCATCACGATGTGTTCGTCTCACCAGGTGATCTCGATCGGCTTCTGCCGGCTGCGATTCTGGCGATGGAAACGCTTGGCGGACATGATGAATACCCCTGCCTCTTTGCTGCCCACGAGGCCGCTGCCGGCAAAGTCGACATATTGTTCTCCGGCAATATGTCCGACACCCTGTTTGCCGGAATGGACTCGCATCGTGCCATTTGGCGCGACTGCTATCCAATCGGCGGTCGCCACGGTACGGGCACGGGTGGCCGCATCCTGTCAGCCGCCCTTCAAAAGGCGCTGCTCGCGCGCGACGAAAGGCTGAGTGCGCAGGAGAGATTCGCGCAGCGGTTCGATATGAAGGCGCTTATGCCATTCACCGCTTCGCGCCTGATCACTCTTGCCCTTTCTATACCAGATGACCAGAAGCTCGACGAAAGCCGCAACAAAATCATCCTGCGGCAAGCAGCTGCGCAGATACTGCCTCGCGAGATCGCCGAGCGCCCAAAGGGCATTCAACAGCTCCGCTACGACAGCGCGATGATCGAATGGCTGGTCGGTCGGCTTGGCGCTATCCAGCGCGAGCGACCAGGGCCGATCGGGGCCGTCCTCAACGCCGATTGCATTGGCGATGCCATCCATGAACTGTCGGTCTCTGCAGCCAGACCGGCTGTACACCGCGCTTGGAACCTGTGTGCTCTCGACGCCTGGTACCGGGCGTTCGCGCATGAACTTCCGGTGCGCCCGGAGGCAGTCGGGGCAGTCCAATGA
- a CDS encoding ABC transporter substrate-binding protein, giving the protein MKRRNFLKGAALAGALAASTAAFAQDDTKTIGVAIPSATHGFMGGLNYHAQETIKRLEETYPQLDFVLATAGNAGKMVNDIEDMVATRDIDALVVLPFESEPLTSPVKAVADQGIWVTVVDRGLSQPGIEDLYVAGDNPGFGRMAGEYFRENLDEGDNIVVLRGIPTTLDNERVEAFTAAIEGSGINVLDMQHGNWNRDDAFNVMQDFLSKYDDIDAVWAADDDMAIGVMEAIAQAGREDEMWVVGGAGMKEIIKRIMDGDPQLPVNVTYPPAQISTAIELTALGLVSDAPVTGRFIIGSQLVTPENAEQFYFPDSPF; this is encoded by the coding sequence ATGAAACGCAGAAATTTCCTGAAAGGCGCGGCACTTGCCGGGGCGCTTGCCGCCTCGACGGCGGCCTTCGCACAGGACGACACCAAGACGATTGGCGTTGCCATTCCTTCGGCCACGCATGGCTTCATGGGCGGCCTGAACTATCACGCGCAAGAGACGATCAAGCGCCTGGAAGAGACCTACCCCCAGCTGGATTTCGTATTGGCCACGGCCGGTAATGCCGGCAAGATGGTCAACGATATCGAGGACATGGTGGCGACCCGCGACATCGACGCGCTCGTGGTGCTGCCGTTCGAGAGCGAGCCGCTGACCTCCCCGGTCAAGGCCGTCGCCGACCAGGGCATCTGGGTCACCGTTGTCGACCGCGGTCTGTCCCAGCCGGGCATCGAGGATCTTTACGTCGCCGGTGACAATCCCGGCTTCGGCCGCATGGCGGGCGAATATTTCCGCGAGAACCTGGACGAAGGCGACAACATCGTCGTGCTGCGCGGTATTCCAACCACCCTCGACAACGAGCGGGTGGAAGCCTTCACGGCCGCCATCGAGGGCTCCGGCATCAACGTGCTCGACATGCAGCACGGCAACTGGAACCGCGACGACGCTTTCAACGTCATGCAGGACTTCCTGTCCAAATACGACGACATCGACGCCGTTTGGGCAGCCGATGACGACATGGCGATCGGCGTCATGGAAGCCATCGCCCAGGCCGGCCGCGAAGACGAGATGTGGGTGGTCGGCGGTGCCGGCATGAAGGAGATCATCAAGCGCATCATGGATGGCGACCCGCAGCTTCCGGTCAACGTGACCTATCCGCCAGCGCAAATCTCGACAGCCATTGAGCTGACCGCGCTCGGGCTCGTGTCCGACGCTCCGGTCACAGGCCGTTTCATCATCGGCTCTCAGCTGGTCACGCCGGAGAATGCGGAGCAGTTCTACTTCCCCGACAGCCCGTTCTGA
- a CDS encoding GntR family transcriptional regulator, translating into MSKSGSLLLGTAPIDEGNPTPRYMQLANHLRTLINAGSLKSGEALPSERAIVAATNLSRVTIRKALELLVQEGLLQQRHGSGTYVSGGERIQQSLSMLTGFSQDMVSLGHVPRHRWLERGYARASSDEAMALGLAPGESVLRLHRLRLADDLPLAVELAVVPASLLGSIEEVGESLYASLRAAGACPEKALQRMRACALPAFEAGLLDAREGDTALFIERISRLASGRAVEFTRSYYRGDRYDFVAELTLDHAD; encoded by the coding sequence ATGAGCAAGAGTGGCAGCCTGTTGCTGGGAACCGCGCCAATTGACGAGGGAAATCCGACGCCGCGCTATATGCAGCTGGCCAACCATCTGAGGACGCTCATCAACGCAGGCAGCCTGAAATCGGGCGAGGCGCTGCCTTCGGAGCGGGCCATAGTGGCGGCGACGAACCTGTCGCGCGTGACCATCCGCAAGGCCCTGGAACTGCTGGTGCAGGAGGGATTGCTGCAGCAGCGCCACGGCTCGGGCACCTATGTAAGCGGCGGTGAGCGGATCCAGCAATCGCTGTCCATGCTGACCGGGTTCAGCCAGGACATGGTCTCCCTGGGGCATGTTCCCCGCCATCGCTGGCTGGAAAGGGGCTATGCGCGCGCAAGTTCCGACGAGGCCATGGCGCTCGGTCTGGCGCCGGGAGAGAGCGTGCTGAGGCTGCACCGCCTGCGCCTTGCCGACGATCTGCCGCTGGCGGTCGAGCTGGCGGTGGTGCCGGCGAGCCTGCTCGGATCCATCGAAGAAGTGGGCGAGTCCCTGTACGCCTCGCTGCGGGCGGCGGGCGCGTGTCCCGAAAAGGCGCTGCAACGCATGCGCGCCTGTGCCCTGCCGGCGTTCGAGGCGGGCTTGCTCGATGCCAGGGAAGGGGACACGGCGCTTTTCATCGAGCGCATATCCCGTCTGGCGTCAGGCCGGGCGGTAGAGTTCACCCGCTCCTATTACAGGGGCGATCGCTATGATTTCGTGGCCGAGCTCACCCTCGACCACGCCGACTGA
- a CDS encoding RbsD/FucU family protein — MLKNIDPTLNAEVLYALRSMGHGDTLVVSDTNFPSDAIARQTAFGELLRIDNVSAARAMEAILSVLPLDSGLQNSVGRMEVMGAPDEITPVQAEVQKIVDKAEGKPSPMYGIERFAFYEKAKQAYCVITTGETRFYGCFLLTKGVIPPDG, encoded by the coding sequence ATGCTCAAGAACATCGACCCGACGCTCAATGCCGAGGTGCTTTACGCGCTGCGCTCCATGGGCCATGGCGATACGCTGGTCGTCTCGGACACCAACTTTCCCTCGGACGCCATCGCCCGGCAGACCGCGTTTGGCGAACTGTTGCGCATCGACAATGTTTCAGCCGCCCGCGCGATGGAGGCCATCCTTTCCGTTCTGCCGCTCGATTCGGGTCTGCAGAACTCGGTCGGCCGCATGGAAGTGATGGGCGCGCCGGACGAGATCACGCCGGTCCAGGCCGAGGTGCAGAAGATCGTCGACAAGGCCGAGGGCAAGCCGAGCCCCATGTATGGCATCGAGCGCTTCGCCTTCTACGAAAAGGCAAAGCAAGCCTATTGCGTGATCACCACGGGCGAGACCCGCTTCTACGGCTGCTTTCTGCTCACCAAAGGCGTTATTCCGCCCGATGGTTGA